A region of Polyangiaceae bacterium DNA encodes the following proteins:
- the ltrA gene encoding group II intron reverse transcriptase/maturase — MAFTTLAHHIDLEWLREAYRRTRKDGAVGVDGQSAKEYAENLEGNLRSLLDRAKSGAYRAPPVRRVHIPKGDGKETRPLGIPTFEDKVLQRAVAMVLEAIYEQDFLNCSFGFRPGRSARQALEELWTPAVKMAGGWVVELDIRKYFDTLDHERLREVLRRRVRDGVILRLIGKWLNAGVLEDGELSYPDAGTPQGGVISPILANIYLHEVLDVWFEREVRPRLRGRAHLVRYADDAAMLFEYEDDARRVLDVLPKRFGKYGLALHPDKTRLVPFKRPDRIRPGSRGDGRGPSGPGTFSFLGFTFHWGKSLAGKWVVRMRTAKDRHRRALGAITQWCRLHRHEPIREQQRVLAAKLAGHYGYYGRTGNFGRLWCFYWHVTCLWRRWLSRRSDKAYLDWAAMNRLLERYPLPKPSVVRARLVANP, encoded by the coding sequence ATGGCATTCACGACGCTGGCGCATCACATCGACCTGGAGTGGCTGCGCGAGGCATACCGACGGACTCGCAAGGATGGGGCCGTGGGCGTCGATGGGCAGAGCGCGAAAGAGTATGCGGAAAACCTGGAGGGAAACCTCCGATCGCTGCTCGACCGCGCGAAGTCCGGAGCGTACCGCGCGCCGCCAGTGCGACGCGTGCACATCCCGAAGGGGGACGGGAAGGAAACGCGTCCGCTGGGGATCCCGACTTTCGAGGACAAGGTTTTGCAACGCGCCGTCGCGATGGTGCTCGAAGCGATCTACGAGCAGGACTTCCTGAACTGCTCATTCGGGTTCCGTCCTGGGCGCTCCGCGCGCCAGGCGCTCGAAGAGCTTTGGACACCGGCGGTGAAGATGGCTGGCGGTTGGGTCGTGGAGCTCGACATACGAAAGTATTTCGACACTCTCGACCACGAACGTCTGCGGGAAGTGCTGCGCCGCAGGGTGCGAGACGGAGTCATTCTGCGTCTCATCGGAAAGTGGCTGAACGCGGGCGTGCTGGAGGACGGAGAGCTGAGCTACCCCGATGCCGGCACGCCACAAGGCGGGGTGATTTCGCCGATTTTGGCGAACATCTACCTGCACGAAGTGCTCGACGTGTGGTTTGAGCGAGAGGTCCGACCCCGACTTCGAGGGCGGGCACACCTCGTTCGATACGCGGACGATGCCGCGATGCTGTTCGAATACGAGGACGACGCGCGGCGCGTGCTCGACGTGCTTCCAAAAAGGTTTGGGAAGTACGGGCTCGCGCTCCACCCGGACAAGACGCGCCTGGTGCCGTTCAAGCGGCCCGATCGCATCCGACCTGGTTCGCGCGGCGACGGCCGGGGACCCAGCGGGCCCGGGACCTTCAGCTTCCTCGGCTTCACCTTCCACTGGGGCAAGAGCCTCGCTGGCAAGTGGGTGGTGAGGATGCGAACAGCGAAGGACCGCCATCGCAGGGCGCTGGGTGCAATCACCCAGTGGTGTCGGCTACACCGGCACGAGCCCATCCGCGAGCAGCAACGTGTGCTGGCGGCGAAGCTCGCTGGACACTACGGCTACTACGGCCGTACAGGGAACTTTGGCCGTCTCTGGTGCTTCTACTGGCACGTGACCTGCCTGTGGCGGCGGTGGCTGTCGCGCCGCTCCGACAAGGCGTATTTGGACTGGGCGGCGATGAACAGGCTTCTGGAGCGCTACCCGCTCCCGAAGCCGTCGGTCGTGCGCGCACGTCTCGTAGCGAATCCGTGA
- a CDS encoding serine/threonine protein kinase, giving the protein MAVENASPIADGGEEGRAFLQARVALFWKIMFFIIAFSVGLGVMGAVVAPGVDVILTASSATLSGSLWLLTRRGQRSVRFLRVVEAAGFVTSFTIGGFIGRFVLEAFCRERALVTIEGTTMADGYLSMVPLAGMAMQAAIRAALVPSSARRTALVTAIGGVPMIAITVLVVPTGEGGLAWRSLDSGVFPWLPSTMVMMWGFAVATCTVISWVIYGLRVQVQEARRLGQYVLEKKLGEGGMGEVYRARHGMMRRPSAIKLLRVDRAGASSLERFEREVQLTARLTHPNTITIYDYGRTDDGVFYYAMELLDGATLEHIVHVGGLQPPGRVVRILTMLCGALNEAHAIGLIHRDIKPANIMLCAQGGELDVVKLLDFGLVKEFEVDDEVKLTAASALIGTPQYMAPESILDPDSVDARIDIYALGAVAYYLLAGVDVFQGKSVLEICGKHLHAPPESLKARGVAVPPELDALVLACLSKDPAHRPQSSAELRRRLQTCVVEPWDAAQAEAWWDEHKPALDESPVQTTGEALTLAVDGAHRASLTRVA; this is encoded by the coding sequence GTGGCGGTAGAGAACGCATCGCCGATCGCCGACGGCGGCGAGGAGGGTCGGGCCTTCCTCCAGGCCCGGGTCGCGCTCTTCTGGAAGATCATGTTCTTCATCATCGCGTTCAGCGTAGGGCTGGGCGTGATGGGGGCGGTCGTCGCCCCTGGCGTGGACGTGATCCTCACGGCGAGCAGCGCCACGCTGTCGGGGAGCCTCTGGCTCCTCACCAGACGTGGGCAGCGGTCCGTGCGGTTCCTCCGCGTCGTGGAGGCCGCCGGCTTCGTCACCTCCTTCACCATCGGCGGCTTCATCGGTCGCTTCGTCCTCGAAGCCTTCTGCCGCGAGCGCGCGCTCGTGACCATCGAGGGCACCACCATGGCCGACGGCTACTTGTCGATGGTCCCGTTGGCCGGCATGGCCATGCAGGCGGCCATCCGCGCGGCGCTGGTCCCCTCGTCGGCGCGTCGCACCGCCCTGGTCACGGCGATCGGCGGCGTGCCGATGATCGCCATCACCGTGCTCGTGGTGCCGACCGGCGAGGGTGGGCTGGCCTGGCGCTCGCTCGACTCGGGCGTGTTTCCGTGGCTGCCCTCGACCATGGTCATGATGTGGGGATTCGCCGTCGCGACGTGCACGGTCATCTCGTGGGTCATCTACGGCCTCCGCGTCCAGGTCCAGGAGGCACGCCGCCTCGGCCAGTACGTCCTCGAGAAGAAGCTCGGCGAAGGCGGTATGGGGGAGGTCTACCGGGCACGCCACGGGATGATGCGGCGCCCGTCGGCGATCAAGCTCTTGCGGGTCGATCGGGCGGGCGCGAGCAGCCTCGAGCGGTTCGAGCGCGAGGTGCAGCTGACGGCGCGCCTGACCCACCCCAATACGATCACTATCTACGACTACGGGCGAACCGACGACGGCGTCTTCTACTACGCCATGGAGCTCCTGGACGGCGCGACGCTGGAGCACATCGTCCACGTCGGCGGCCTGCAGCCGCCGGGCCGGGTGGTCCGCATCCTCACGATGCTCTGCGGGGCGCTGAACGAGGCCCACGCGATCGGCTTGATTCACCGCGACATCAAGCCGGCCAACATCATGTTGTGCGCCCAGGGCGGCGAGCTCGACGTCGTGAAGCTCCTCGACTTCGGGCTGGTCAAGGAGTTCGAGGTCGATGACGAGGTCAAGCTGACCGCGGCGAGCGCGCTGATCGGCACCCCGCAGTACATGGCGCCCGAGTCCATCCTCGATCCCGACTCGGTCGACGCGCGCATCGACATCTACGCTCTGGGCGCGGTCGCCTACTACTTGCTCGCAGGGGTCGATGTGTTTCAGGGCAAGTCGGTGCTGGAGATCTGCGGGAAGCACCTCCACGCGCCACCCGAGTCGCTGAAGGCGCGGGGTGTCGCCGTCCCGCCCGAGCTCGACGCCCTGGTGCTCGCCTGTCTCAGCAAGGATCCCGCGCACCGCCCGCAGAGCTCCGCCGAGCTCCGCCGCCGCCTCCAGACGTGTGTCGTCGAGCCGTGGGACGCGGCCCAGGCGGAGGCCTGGTGGGACGAGCACAAGCCCGCCCTGGACGAGAGCCCGGTGCAGACCACGGGCGAGGCTCTGACGCTCGCCGTGGATGGGGCTCACAGGGCCTCGCTGACTCGGGTCGCTTAG
- a CDS encoding alpha/beta hydrolase, with protein sequence MRLSLNGTEIFFDVDGAKLAIDAGGSVRERPTVVVLPGGPGFDHVYLRAGLSPLAADAQLVFVDPRGCGRSGRPPLETWTLDQVAADVVGLCERLGIERPFVFGHSAGGFVALTMAWKHPDLVRGLLLCDTVPALRPHTDAHPPPASLEQRAPAEVAAIKDRFFGGDMSDESMALFASEVVPYYAGPAHMEAARAVGASGGMEVSVAKHFFGTQARAYDMHPVLGDIRVPTLVMVGAHDWVCSPAASRAIAAKIPGAELVVFETAGHFGFAEVPAEFQGAVRAFLARVAV encoded by the coding sequence ATGCGACTCTCTTTGAATGGCACCGAGATCTTCTTCGATGTCGATGGGGCGAAGCTCGCCATCGACGCTGGCGGAAGCGTTCGCGAGCGCCCGACCGTGGTCGTGCTCCCCGGTGGGCCGGGCTTCGACCATGTCTATCTGCGCGCCGGGCTCTCTCCGCTCGCGGCGGACGCCCAGCTCGTCTTCGTCGATCCGCGCGGCTGCGGTCGGTCGGGTCGTCCCCCGCTCGAGACGTGGACGCTCGACCAGGTCGCCGCGGACGTCGTCGGGCTGTGCGAGCGGCTCGGAATCGAGCGCCCGTTCGTGTTCGGCCACTCAGCGGGCGGGTTCGTCGCGCTGACCATGGCGTGGAAGCACCCGGACCTCGTGCGCGGGCTCCTGCTCTGCGACACCGTTCCCGCGCTCCGCCCCCACACCGACGCTCATCCGCCGCCCGCTTCGCTCGAGCAGCGCGCGCCGGCGGAGGTCGCCGCGATCAAGGATCGCTTCTTCGGTGGCGACATGTCGGACGAGTCGATGGCTCTCTTCGCGAGCGAGGTCGTTCCTTACTACGCCGGGCCGGCGCACATGGAAGCGGCACGCGCTGTCGGGGCTAGCGGCGGGATGGAGGTTTCGGTGGCGAAACACTTCTTCGGCACCCAGGCGCGTGCGTACGACATGCACCCCGTCTTGGGCGACATCCGCGTCCCGACGCTCGTGATGGTCGGTGCCCACGACTGGGTCTGCTCGCCCGCCGCGAGCCGCGCGATCGCCGCGAAGATCCCCGGCGCCGAGCTCGTCGTCTTCGAGACCGCCGGCCACTTCGGGTTCGCCGAGGTGCCGGCGGAGTTTCAGGGCGCCGTGCGCGCGTTCCTCGCGCGCGTCGCAGTCTGA
- a CDS encoding DUF559 domain-containing protein, whose product MHRNHTRRQLLEARASAMRSAPTWSEQAFFNLVRGGRLGVAVRRQVVIGEFVADFAVPSAKLIVEIDGSSHAHRVAADTRRDEKLARLGWRVLRLEAELVLRQPEVALSRVRRALGR is encoded by the coding sequence ATGCATCGAAACCACACCCGCCGTCAGCTCCTCGAAGCTCGGGCTTCTGCGATGCGCAGCGCTCCCACCTGGAGCGAGCAGGCTTTCTTCAACCTCGTGCGCGGCGGTCGCCTGGGCGTCGCGGTCCGCAGGCAGGTGGTCATCGGGGAATTCGTGGCGGACTTCGCCGTGCCGAGCGCGAAATTGATCGTCGAAATCGATGGCAGCAGCCACGCGCACAGAGTTGCGGCCGATACCCGCCGGGACGAGAAGCTCGCGCGGCTCGGGTGGCGGGTGCTCCGGCTCGAAGCCGAGCTCGTGCTCCGGCAGCCGGAGGTCGCACTTTCCCGGGTGCGCCGGGCGCTCGGGCGCTGA